A genomic region of Bosea sp. 124 contains the following coding sequences:
- the malQ gene encoding 4-alpha-glucanotransferase, which translates to MSDDILRQLAVKAGVASHWTDQTGAERAVSPDSLRAILLALGLPADSDAGLRNSLSLMESGVNAAATSRFTTARVGQKVGLPLAAPGGTAVEVTLEGGAHRIVTSEEGYDGALTLPAFDEPGYHTVRTSDGDFTVATAPVRCITFADLNGGATGYGLAAQIYSLRTGDDGGIGNFAGVAELGRKAAARGADALAISPVHALYGAAPDHFSPYSPSTRLFYNPLHADPTAVLPNDLLQDVIARAGLGDEMARLSSLRQVDWLAATPLRQSLLRGLFDALREPGFAAEPVRADFERALAEASPLLKSHAIFEVLHAAQLRRNPGAWHWRDWDATYRAPDSPEVAAFAAEHDDEVAHQIFLQWLTGRSYGEAQRACREAGMKVGLIADLAIGMDGSGSHAWSRQHEVLGGLSIGAPPDYYAAEGQSWGLTTFSPRGLAASGFAPFIETLRASLRYVGGIRIDHVMGMSRLWLVPEGASALDGAYVTFPSETLFRLVALESWRHKAIVIGEDLGTLPDGFRDYLREQGVAGLRVLRFEKSEHGYVPPEHWDAGAAALTTTHDLVPTAGWWAGADLDPADLDPVDDGIDHQGIRAWDRGILWGAFQQADLVQGERPVPQDTAPVVDAAIRYIAKTPCTLKLLPIEDALGIETQPNVPGTTTEKPNWRHRLAGDAAALLDDPVVQRRLAHLGTPREDEA; encoded by the coding sequence ATGAGCGACGACATCCTGCGCCAGCTCGCGGTCAAGGCGGGCGTCGCGTCGCACTGGACCGACCAGACCGGCGCGGAGCGTGCGGTCTCGCCCGACAGTCTGCGCGCCATCCTGCTCGCGCTCGGGCTGCCCGCCGACAGCGACGCCGGGCTGCGCAACTCGCTGTCGCTGATGGAAAGCGGCGTCAACGCCGCCGCGACCTCGCGCTTCACAACGGCGCGCGTCGGCCAGAAGGTCGGCCTGCCGCTGGCGGCGCCGGGCGGAACGGCAGTGGAAGTCACGCTCGAAGGCGGCGCACACCGCATCGTCACCTCCGAGGAGGGCTATGACGGCGCCCTCACTTTGCCGGCCTTCGACGAGCCGGGCTATCACACGGTCCGCACCTCCGACGGCGACTTCACGGTCGCGACGGCGCCCGTGCGCTGCATCACCTTTGCCGATCTCAATGGCGGCGCGACCGGCTATGGCCTCGCCGCCCAGATCTATTCGCTGCGCACCGGAGACGATGGCGGCATCGGCAATTTCGCCGGCGTCGCCGAACTCGGCCGCAAGGCCGCCGCGCGCGGCGCCGATGCGCTCGCGATCAGCCCGGTTCACGCACTTTACGGCGCCGCTCCGGATCATTTCAGCCCGTATTCGCCCTCGACACGGCTGTTCTACAATCCGCTCCATGCCGACCCGACGGCTGTCCTGCCCAACGACCTGCTGCAGGATGTGATCGCGCGGGCGGGCCTCGGCGACGAGATGGCGCGGCTCTCCTCGCTTCGCCAGGTCGACTGGCTCGCGGCAACGCCCCTGCGCCAATCCCTGCTGCGCGGCCTGTTCGACGCCCTGCGCGAGCCAGGCTTTGCGGCCGAGCCGGTCCGCGCCGATTTCGAGCGCGCGCTGGCGGAGGCCTCCCCGCTGCTGAAATCCCACGCCATCTTCGAGGTGCTGCACGCGGCGCAGTTGCGGCGGAACCCGGGCGCCTGGCACTGGCGCGATTGGGATGCCACCTATCGCGCGCCCGACAGCCCGGAGGTCGCAGCCTTCGCGGCCGAGCATGACGACGAGGTCGCCCACCAGATCTTCCTGCAATGGCTCACCGGCCGCTCCTATGGCGAGGCCCAGCGCGCCTGCCGCGAGGCCGGCATGAAGGTCGGCCTCATCGCCGATCTCGCCATCGGCATGGACGGTTCGGGCAGCCACGCCTGGAGCCGCCAGCATGAGGTTCTCGGCGGGCTCAGCATCGGCGCCCCGCCAGATTATTATGCGGCGGAGGGCCAGAGCTGGGGCCTCACCACCTTCTCCCCGCGCGGGCTCGCCGCCTCGGGATTTGCGCCCTTCATCGAGACCCTGCGCGCCAGCCTGCGATATGTCGGCGGCATCCGCATCGACCATGTCATGGGCATGAGTCGACTCTGGCTGGTACCGGAAGGCGCGAGCGCGCTCGACGGCGCCTATGTCACCTTTCCATCCGAAACCCTGTTCAGGCTTGTCGCGCTCGAATCCTGGCGCCACAAGGCGATCGTCATCGGCGAGGATCTCGGCACCCTGCCGGACGGGTTCCGCGACTATCTGCGCGAGCAGGGCGTGGCCGGCCTGCGCGTGCTGCGCTTCGAGAAGAGCGAGCACGGCTACGTTCCGCCCGAGCATTGGGATGCCGGCGCCGCGGCGCTGACGACGACGCATGACCTCGTCCCCACCGCCGGCTGGTGGGCCGGCGCCGACCTCGACCCGGCCGACCTCGATCCCGTCGATGACGGCATCGATCATCAGGGCATCCGCGCCTGGGATCGTGGGATCCTCTGGGGCGCCTTCCAGCAGGCAGACCTCGTTCAGGGCGAGCGTCCGGTTCCGCAGGATACCGCCCCCGTGGTCGATGCCGCCATCCGCTATATCGCCAAAACCCCCTGCACCTTGAAGCTGCTGCCGATCGAGGATGCGCTCGGCATCGAGACCCAGCCCAATGTGCCGGGAACCACGACGGAAAAGCCGAACTGGCGCCACCGGCTCGCCGGCGACGCGGCGGCATTGCTGGATGATCCGGTGGTGCAGCGAAGGCTCGCTCACCTCGGGACGCCGCGGGAGGATGAGGCATAG
- the glgB gene encoding 1,4-alpha-glucan branching protein GlgB yields MTRQMPLRLPTLPANDIALLAEGRHPDPFAVLGAHVVEDIHLVRAFLPGANYVELITGQGEDRRATPMIGRGDGLFEAPCPAATPYRIRTAWPGGITEAADPYSFGLLLSDDDVYLVAEGRHFDLSTRLGANLRSIDGIDGVLFAVWAPNASHVAVVGDFNGWDNRRHPMRRRLGAGIWELFIPGIREGAVYKYALVAASGERLPWKADPLARRTEEPPRTGSVVAGPPDFAWTDAAWLEKRERASPIAEPITTYEVHVGSWLRTEWGQMGSWDEATDRLIPYLQHMGFSHVELMPITEHPFGGSWGYQPLAMFAPTARLGPPEAFARFVDRCHAAGIGVILDWVPAHFPSDAHGLARFDGTALYEHEDPRQGFHVDWNTLIYNVGRREVRGFLIASALFWIETFHLDGLRVDAVASMLYRDYSRKPGEWVPNHLGGRENFEAVSFFQELNTLIGERGRGTVTIAEESTAWPGVTTPVHHGGLGFHFKWNMGWMHDTLRYFTYDPIHRGYHGDDVTFGLIYAFSENFVLPISHDEVVHGKGSLLSRMPGDDWQRFANLRLYLALMWAHPGKKLLFMGCEFGAEEEWSVDAPFPWPHPYDERRQGVSRLVRDLNALYRTTPALHRLDHAPEGFGWVVADDNANSVFAFSRSSAPGTAEIMVVANMTPVPRHDYCIGVARPGLWRERLNSDAGIYGGAGLGNGGQARTQTIAAHGQAQSLSLTLPPLGLLVLEHDPAG; encoded by the coding sequence ATGACGCGCCAGATGCCGCTCAGATTGCCCACCCTTCCGGCGAACGACATTGCCCTGCTCGCGGAGGGCCGCCACCCTGATCCCTTCGCGGTGCTGGGCGCTCATGTCGTCGAGGACATCCATCTCGTTCGCGCCTTTCTGCCCGGCGCCAACTATGTCGAGCTGATCACGGGCCAGGGCGAGGACCGGCGCGCCACACCGATGATCGGCAGGGGCGACGGGCTATTCGAGGCGCCCTGCCCGGCCGCAACGCCCTATCGTATCCGGACAGCCTGGCCGGGAGGAATCACCGAGGCGGCCGACCCCTACAGCTTCGGCCTGCTACTGTCCGATGACGACGTCTATCTCGTGGCCGAGGGTCGTCACTTCGACCTCTCCACGCGGTTGGGCGCGAACCTCCGCAGCATCGACGGCATCGACGGTGTGCTCTTCGCGGTCTGGGCGCCCAACGCCTCGCATGTTGCCGTCGTCGGCGATTTCAACGGCTGGGACAACCGTCGCCACCCGATGCGCCGGCGCCTCGGCGCCGGGATCTGGGAGCTGTTCATTCCGGGCATCCGGGAAGGAGCGGTCTACAAATACGCGCTGGTCGCAGCCTCGGGCGAGCGCCTGCCCTGGAAGGCCGATCCGCTGGCGCGCCGCACCGAGGAACCGCCCCGCACCGGCTCGGTCGTCGCCGGGCCGCCGGATTTCGCCTGGACGGATGCCGCATGGCTGGAGAAGCGCGAACGGGCGAGCCCGATCGCGGAGCCGATCACCACCTATGAGGTCCATGTCGGTTCCTGGCTGCGCACCGAATGGGGCCAGATGGGCTCCTGGGACGAGGCCACGGATCGGCTCATCCCCTATCTCCAGCATATGGGCTTCAGCCATGTCGAGCTGATGCCGATCACCGAGCACCCCTTCGGTGGCTCCTGGGGCTACCAGCCACTGGCGATGTTCGCGCCGACCGCGCGGCTCGGCCCCCCCGAGGCCTTCGCCCGTTTTGTCGACCGCTGCCACGCAGCCGGCATCGGCGTGATCCTCGACTGGGTCCCGGCGCATTTTCCTTCCGACGCGCACGGCCTCGCCCGCTTCGACGGAACCGCGCTATACGAGCATGAGGACCCGCGCCAGGGCTTCCACGTCGACTGGAACACGCTGATCTACAATGTCGGGCGCCGCGAGGTGCGCGGCTTCCTGATCGCCTCCGCCCTGTTCTGGATCGAGACCTTCCATCTCGACGGTCTGCGCGTCGATGCGGTCGCCTCGATGCTGTATCGCGACTACAGCCGCAAGCCCGGCGAATGGGTTCCCAACCATCTCGGCGGGCGCGAGAATTTCGAGGCCGTCAGCTTCTTCCAGGAGCTCAACACGCTGATCGGCGAGCGTGGCCGCGGCACCGTCACCATCGCCGAGGAATCGACCGCATGGCCGGGCGTGACCACGCCGGTCCACCATGGCGGCCTCGGCTTCCATTTCAAATGGAACATGGGGTGGATGCACGACACCCTGCGCTACTTCACCTATGACCCGATCCATCGCGGCTATCACGGCGACGATGTCACCTTCGGCCTGATCTACGCCTTCTCGGAGAACTTCGTGCTGCCGATCTCGCATGACGAGGTCGTCCATGGAAAAGGCTCTCTGCTCTCGCGCATGCCGGGCGACGACTGGCAGCGCTTCGCTAATCTGCGGCTCTATCTCGCTCTGATGTGGGCTCATCCCGGCAAGAAGCTGCTCTTCATGGGCTGCGAATTCGGCGCCGAGGAGGAATGGAGCGTCGACGCGCCCTTCCCTTGGCCGCACCCTTACGACGAGCGCCGCCAGGGCGTCTCCCGCCTGGTGCGCGACCTGAACGCGCTTTATCGCACGACGCCGGCGTTGCACCGGCTCGACCATGCGCCCGAGGGCTTCGGCTGGGTCGTGGCCGACGACAATGCCAACTCGGTCTTCGCCTTCAGCCGCTCGAGCGCGCCGGGCACAGCCGAGATCATGGTCGTCGCCAACATGACCCCCGTGCCGCGCCATGACTACTGCATCGGCGTCGCCCGTCCCGGTCTCTGGCGCGAGCGCCTGAACAGCGACGCCGGCATCTATGGCGGCGCCGGGCTGGGCAATGGCGGGCAGGCCAGGACGCAAACGATCGCCGCACATGGTCAAGCGCAGAGCCTGTCGCTGACGCTTCCGCCGCTCGGCCTGCTGGTGCTTGAGCATGATCCTGCCGGTTGA
- a CDS encoding DUF2934 domain-containing protein: MSREQTVRDVAYAIWEAEGKPKGRDAEHWRLAEERVAASLAGGPAKAGTKAAEAKPPAKGKVASGTKAVAAAKPAAKPLGKPAATKTAPRKQS; the protein is encoded by the coding sequence ATGAGCCGGGAGCAGACCGTTCGCGACGTGGCCTATGCCATCTGGGAAGCAGAAGGCAAGCCCAAAGGCCGTGACGCCGAGCATTGGCGCCTGGCCGAGGAGCGGGTCGCCGCGAGCCTGGCAGGCGGGCCTGCCAAAGCCGGGACGAAGGCGGCCGAAGCCAAGCCTCCGGCAAAGGGCAAGGTCGCTTCGGGAACCAAGGCTGTGGCGGCCGCCAAGCCGGCCGCCAAGCCGCTCGGCAAGCCGGCTGCGACGAAGACCGCTCCCCGCAAGCAGAGCTGA
- the glgA gene encoding glycogen synthase GlgA codes for MAEALKDLGTETTPSTSGHALTYAAAVKAGAPEVASLLPGNTRLLFVTSEMGDFIKAGGLGEVSTALPRQLRALCDVRVLLPGFRQVRAARPAMDIVREMPRTASLPPWSLGRFATPDGLTIYAVLCDELYDREGSPYGPFAGGDFADNDIRFARLSLAAAELAAGEADPNWKPDIIHVNDWPSALAPGYLRWKGLATPSILTIHNLAYQGLYQPSRMAALGIPDLAFSVNGAEFHGKISFLKSGIYYSSHVTTVSETYAREITTAEHGCGLDGLLKTRMDEGRLTGIVNGIDDSWTSPAGAEDAGAQRIRLWKRQSAADIRKTFELPPSRGPLFSIISRLVHQKGIDLSIEAAETIIESGGQLVVTGRGEPRLEDAIERLARQHPKAVAARIGFDDAEARRIFAASDFLLMPSRFEPCGLSQMYAQRFGALPIAYRTGGLVDTIEDGRSGFLFSSLTGAGLASAVTRALDAFRSKAAFRQMREHAMAKRFDWGRPTHRYADVYAKALAA; via the coding sequence ATGGCCGAGGCGTTGAAGGACTTAGGCACCGAAACCACCCCTTCGACCTCCGGCCACGCATTGACCTACGCCGCCGCCGTCAAGGCAGGCGCACCCGAGGTCGCCTCGCTGCTTCCTGGCAACACCAGGCTGCTCTTCGTCACCTCCGAGATGGGGGATTTCATCAAGGCCGGCGGCCTGGGCGAAGTCTCGACGGCGCTACCCCGCCAGTTGCGGGCGCTCTGCGACGTGCGTGTCCTGCTTCCCGGTTTCCGCCAGGTCCGGGCCGCCAGACCGGCCATGGACATCGTCCGCGAAATGCCGCGCACGGCGAGCCTGCCGCCCTGGTCGCTCGGACGCTTCGCGACCCCCGACGGCCTGACCATCTATGCGGTGCTCTGCGACGAACTCTACGATCGCGAAGGCTCGCCCTATGGCCCCTTCGCCGGGGGCGACTTCGCCGACAACGACATCCGCTTCGCCAGGCTGTCGCTCGCTGCGGCCGAGCTCGCCGCAGGCGAGGCCGATCCCAACTGGAAGCCCGACATCATCCACGTCAACGACTGGCCGTCCGCGCTCGCGCCCGGCTATCTGCGCTGGAAGGGCCTGGCCACACCGTCGATCCTGACGATCCACAACCTCGCCTATCAGGGGCTCTACCAGCCGTCGCGCATGGCGGCGCTGGGCATTCCCGATCTCGCCTTCTCGGTCAACGGTGCCGAGTTCCACGGCAAGATCTCGTTCCTGAAGAGCGGCATCTATTACAGCTCCCATGTCACCACGGTGAGCGAGACCTATGCGCGCGAGATCACGACGGCCGAGCACGGCTGCGGCCTCGACGGCCTCCTCAAGACCCGAATGGACGAGGGCCGCCTGACCGGCATCGTCAACGGCATCGACGATAGCTGGACCTCCCCGGCCGGAGCCGAGGACGCCGGCGCGCAGCGCATCCGCCTGTGGAAGCGCCAGAGCGCCGCCGATATCCGCAAGACCTTCGAGCTGCCGCCCTCGCGCGGGCCACTGTTCTCGATCATTTCGCGGCTCGTCCACCAGAAGGGCATCGACCTCTCGATCGAGGCGGCGGAGACCATCATCGAGAGCGGCGGCCAGCTCGTCGTCACCGGCCGCGGCGAGCCCCGGCTAGAGGACGCGATCGAGCGCCTCGCCCGCCAGCATCCGAAGGCTGTCGCAGCCCGCATCGGCTTCGACGATGCCGAGGCCCGGCGCATCTTTGCGGCGAGCGATTTCCTGCTGATGCCCTCGCGCTTCGAGCCCTGTGGCCTGAGCCAGATGTACGCCCAGCGTTTCGGCGCCCTTCCGATCGCCTACCGCACCGGCGGCCTCGTCGACACGATCGAGGACGGGCGGTCGGGCTTCCTGTTCTCGTCGCTGACGGGGGCGGGGCTGGCTTCGGCCGTGACGCGCGCCCTCGACGCCTTCCGCTCGAAGGCAGCCTTTCGGCAGATGCGCGAGCATGCGATGGCGAAGCGCTTCGACTGGGGCCGCCCGACGCATCGCTATGCCGATGTCTACGCCAAGGCACTGGCTGCTTGA
- the glgX gene encoding glycogen debranching protein GlgX produces MADGNGMGLDVEAGEGTELGAVHDGEGTNFAIFSAHAERVELCLFDDSGEIETARITLPEYTDEIWHGYLPGVRPGQRYGYRVHGRFAPEEGHRFNPNKLLLDPYARDYSGIVDWNDAHYGYEVAAGGEKDLSFSELDSAPFMPKCVVCDWQADVKAPARPNVAWDRTIFYETHVRGFTKLHPAVPEQKRGTFDGLGEPAVIDYIRSLGVTSVELLPVHAYLDDHHLAAKGLTNYWGYNTIGFFAPMQRYMGKAGLQSFRDMVRRFHDAGLEVILDVVYNHTAEGNEMGPTLSFKGIDNFAYYRTMPDDPRFYINDTGTGNTVNTSHPRVLQMVLDSLRYWVEVMEVDGFRFDLGTILGREPHGFDQRGGFFDAMGQDPVLRKVKLVGEPWDIGPGGYQVGGFPPGWAEWNDKYRDTVRAYWKGEEGIVRDLAARVTGSGDVYDLRGRRPWAGVNFLTAHDGFTLNDLVSYNEKHNAANGEDNKDGHGHNLSFNFGVEGPTDDEGIIAARERQKRNLLATLLLSHGTPMILAGDECGHSNSGNNNVYAQDNELAWLKWDELTERDKALTGFVRRVTQLRAEHPIFRRVSFRDGCVLRWVNPAGGDQQEEHWDDEGLRAIGLLMHMPDVEQGGDEALILFNAFDGDVPFKIPPRVKAGSWSVVLDTETGPGSDEGRKGLKADAELTLSPRSLIVLM; encoded by the coding sequence ATGGCTGACGGTAACGGAATGGGTCTGGATGTCGAGGCCGGCGAAGGCACGGAGCTTGGGGCTGTCCATGACGGGGAGGGCACGAATTTCGCAATCTTCTCGGCGCATGCGGAGCGGGTGGAACTCTGCCTGTTCGACGACAGCGGCGAGATCGAGACGGCCCGCATCACGCTACCGGAATACACCGACGAGATCTGGCACGGCTATCTGCCCGGTGTGAGGCCGGGCCAGCGCTACGGCTACCGCGTCCATGGTCGTTTCGCGCCGGAGGAGGGGCATCGCTTCAACCCCAACAAGCTGCTGCTCGACCCCTATGCCCGGGACTATTCAGGAATCGTCGACTGGAACGACGCCCATTATGGCTATGAGGTGGCTGCGGGGGGCGAGAAGGACCTGAGTTTCAGCGAACTGGACAGCGCCCCCTTCATGCCGAAATGCGTCGTCTGCGACTGGCAGGCCGATGTGAAGGCGCCGGCCCGCCCGAACGTGGCCTGGGACCGGACGATCTTCTACGAGACCCATGTGCGCGGTTTCACCAAGCTGCACCCGGCCGTGCCCGAGCAGAAGCGCGGCACCTTCGATGGCCTCGGCGAGCCGGCGGTCATCGACTACATCCGGAGCCTCGGCGTCACCTCGGTCGAGCTGCTCCCGGTCCATGCCTATCTCGACGACCACCATCTCGCGGCCAAGGGGCTGACGAACTACTGGGGCTACAACACGATCGGCTTCTTTGCGCCGATGCAGCGCTATATGGGCAAGGCTGGGCTGCAGTCCTTCCGCGACATGGTGCGCAGGTTCCACGATGCCGGGCTCGAGGTCATCCTCGACGTGGTCTACAACCACACCGCCGAAGGCAACGAGATGGGGCCGACGCTCTCCTTCAAGGGCATCGACAACTTCGCCTACTACCGCACCATGCCGGACGATCCGCGCTTCTACATCAACGACACCGGCACGGGGAATACGGTCAACACCTCGCATCCGCGCGTATTGCAGATGGTGCTGGATTCGCTGCGCTACTGGGTCGAGGTGATGGAGGTCGACGGTTTCCGCTTCGATCTCGGCACTATCCTCGGACGCGAGCCGCATGGCTTCGACCAGCGCGGCGGCTTCTTCGACGCGATGGGGCAGGACCCAGTTCTGCGCAAGGTCAAGCTCGTCGGCGAACCCTGGGACATCGGCCCGGGCGGCTATCAGGTCGGCGGCTTTCCGCCCGGCTGGGCGGAGTGGAACGACAAGTATCGCGACACGGTACGCGCCTATTGGAAGGGCGAGGAGGGCATCGTGCGCGATCTCGCCGCGCGCGTCACAGGCTCGGGCGACGTCTACGATCTGCGCGGGCGCCGGCCCTGGGCGGGCGTCAATTTCCTGACCGCCCATGACGGTTTCACGCTCAACGATCTCGTTTCCTACAACGAGAAGCACAACGCGGCGAATGGCGAGGACAACAAGGATGGGCACGGCCACAACCTGTCCTTCAACTTCGGCGTCGAGGGCCCGACCGACGACGAGGGCATCATCGCCGCCCGCGAGCGCCAGAAGCGCAACCTGCTCGCGACGCTGCTCCTGTCGCATGGCACGCCGATGATCCTGGCCGGCGACGAATGCGGACACTCGAATAGCGGCAACAACAATGTCTATGCCCAGGACAATGAACTGGCCTGGCTGAAATGGGATGAGCTGACCGAGCGCGATAAGGCGCTGACGGGTTTCGTCCGGCGCGTGACGCAGTTGCGGGCCGAGCATCCGATCTTCCGGCGCGTCTCTTTCCGCGACGGCTGCGTGTTGCGCTGGGTCAATCCGGCTGGCGGCGACCAGCAGGAGGAGCATTGGGACGACGAGGGCCTGCGCGCCATCGGGCTGCTGATGCACATGCCCGACGTCGAGCAGGGCGGCGACGAGGCGCTGATTCTTTTCAATGCCTTCGATGGAGATGTTCCCTTCAAGATTCCGCCGCGCGTGAAGGCCGGTTCGTGGTCCGTGGTGCTCGACACCGAGACAGGCCCCGGCTCCGATGAAGGGCGCAAGGGGCTGAAGGCGGATGCGGAGCTGACGCTGTCGCCGAGGTCGCTGATCGTGCTGATGTAG
- the glgX gene encoding glycogen debranching protein GlgX, whose translation MTDGQQLVPCPLPARMGAVSAGDGISFAVFSRHGTTVQLCLFDEAGEHETARLPLPCRTGDIHHGLLPGAAPGLRYGLRVEGPWQPEHGHRFDPTKLLIDPYATLVDRPFRWDAQMARRGAETAGLVPRCMVSEALPPLAAGRDNQQPAFIYELAVKSFTMRHPAVPQPLRGTLAALCEPAILDHLVSLGVSHVELMPVAAWMDERHLPPLGLANAWGYNPVNFFALDPRLAPGGEADLRRLCAAYAGAGIGIILDIVLNHTAESDEFGATISLRGLDNAVYYRHATDDPGRLVNDTGCGHTLALDRAPVIRMAMDALRHWRGCGVAGFRFDLATVMGRSDTGFSQDAPLFAALLPDPDLSQAILIAEPWDIGPGGYRLGEFPAPFAEWNGRYRDDVRRFWRGDAGAAGALATRLAGSADLFAARHRGPQESINFIAAHDGFTLADLVAYAGKHNEANGEGNRDGDNDSHSWNNGAEGQSAEPAIVSARSRDIRALLGTLFLSRGTPMLQAGDEFGRTQAGNNNAYCQDNEAFWLDWHRADESLIAFVESLARLRSKWPLLSAARFLTGTGNPPDARWLKTDGTPIADHEWAVLDAICLMLSGEDETLLIAINRGAEAMPLVLPAGAAWTILLSSSEGGDASNLPARSVFLWQRN comes from the coding sequence TTGACCGACGGGCAGCAGCTCGTCCCGTGCCCGCTCCCGGCCCGCATGGGCGCGGTGTCGGCCGGCGACGGCATCAGCTTCGCGGTGTTCTCGCGCCATGGCACGACGGTTCAGCTCTGCCTCTTCGACGAGGCCGGCGAGCATGAGACCGCGCGCCTGCCCCTGCCCTGCCGGACAGGCGACATCCATCACGGCCTGCTGCCCGGCGCGGCGCCGGGCCTGCGCTATGGACTGCGCGTCGAAGGCCCCTGGCAGCCCGAACACGGCCATCGCTTCGACCCGACGAAGCTCCTGATCGACCCCTATGCGACGCTGGTCGACCGCCCGTTCCGCTGGGATGCGCAGATGGCGCGGCGCGGCGCGGAGACAGCCGGGCTGGTGCCGCGCTGCATGGTGAGCGAGGCCCTTCCGCCGCTCGCGGCCGGCCGGGATAACCAGCAGCCCGCCTTCATCTACGAGCTCGCCGTCAAATCCTTCACGATGCGCCATCCAGCCGTGCCGCAACCGCTGCGCGGCACGCTCGCAGCCCTCTGCGAGCCGGCGATCCTCGACCATCTTGTCAGCCTCGGTGTCAGCCATGTCGAGCTGATGCCGGTCGCTGCCTGGATGGATGAGCGCCACCTGCCGCCGCTCGGCCTCGCTAATGCCTGGGGCTACAACCCGGTCAATTTCTTCGCGCTCGACCCACGCCTTGCGCCGGGCGGCGAGGCCGATCTGCGCCGGCTCTGCGCCGCCTATGCCGGAGCCGGCATCGGCATCATCCTCGACATCGTCCTCAACCACACTGCCGAGAGCGACGAATTCGGCGCGACGATCAGCCTGCGCGGGCTCGACAACGCGGTCTATTACCGCCACGCGACCGACGATCCCGGCCGGTTGGTCAACGACACCGGCTGCGGCCATACGCTGGCACTCGACCGGGCGCCCGTCATCCGCATGGCGATGGATGCGCTGCGACACTGGCGCGGCTGCGGCGTCGCCGGCTTCCGCTTCGATCTCGCGACAGTGATGGGCCGCTCCGATACAGGCTTCTCGCAGGACGCCCCGCTTTTCGCCGCGCTCCTGCCGGACCCGGACCTCTCGCAGGCAATCCTCATCGCCGAACCCTGGGACATCGGGCCTGGCGGCTACCGGCTGGGCGAGTTCCCCGCCCCCTTCGCCGAATGGAACGGCCGCTACCGCGACGATGTCCGCCGCTTCTGGCGCGGCGATGCGGGCGCCGCGGGCGCGCTGGCGACGCGGCTGGCGGGCTCCGCCGACCTCTTCGCAGCGCGTCATCGCGGCCCCCAAGAGAGCATCAACTTCATCGCCGCCCATGACGGCTTCACATTGGCTGATCTCGTCGCCTATGCAGGCAAGCACAATGAGGCCAATGGCGAAGGCAACCGCGACGGCGACAACGACAGCCATAGCTGGAACAACGGCGCGGAGGGGCAGAGCGCAGAACCGGCCATCGTCTCGGCACGCAGCCGCGACATCCGCGCCCTGCTGGGAACGCTGTTTCTATCGCGCGGCACGCCGATGCTGCAGGCAGGCGACGAGTTCGGCCGCACGCAAGCTGGCAACAACAACGCCTATTGCCAGGATAACGAGGCGTTCTGGCTCGATTGGCACAGGGCGGACGAGAGCCTGATCGCCTTCGTCGAGAGCCTCGCCCGCCTGCGCTCAAAGTGGCCGCTTCTGTCGGCCGCCCGCTTCCTGACAGGCACGGGCAATCCGCCCGATGCGCGTTGGCTCAAGACTGACGGCACGCCGATCGCAGATCATGAATGGGCAGTGCTCGACGCCATCTGCCTGATGCTGTCGGGCGAGGACGAGACGCTGTTGATCGCAATCAACCGTGGTGCGGAGGCAATGCCCCTCGTTTTGCCCGCCGGAGCTGCATGGACAATTCTGCTGAGCTCGTCTGAGGGGGGTGACGCTTCCAACCTGCCGGCACGAAGCGTTTTTCTCTGGCAGCGCAACTGA